CTTGCTGCCGGGCCGCAGCGCCGAGATGATCGCCACCGATAACCCGAGCGCGATGCCGAACAGCAGCCCCGCGAACCCGATGGTCAGGCTGGTGGGAACGCGCCGCCCGAGCACGTCAGCCACCTGCTCGCCCGTGCGGATCGACTTGCCGAGGTCGCCCTGGACCGTCCGCCAGAGCCAGCGGCCATACTGCACGATGATCGGATCGTCCAGGCCGAGATCGCGGCGCAGGGCGTTGTAGGTGTCCGTTGTCCCGGCGTTCTCGCCAAGAATCGCGATGGCCGGGTCGCCCGGCAACACGTACAGCAACCCGAACGAGATCAGGCTGACGACGAAGAGGACCGGCACCATACTGACGATACGACGGAGGATGTACTCACGCATGGGACTCCTCGGGTTCGGACATTGACCGGGCAGGTGCTGATCCTACGGATGGCGGTATCCCTACGGATGGCAGCCCGTTGGCGGACGTGTGCACAGCAGGTGACCGCGGATGCGGTTGTGCCCCGCACGACTCGCGGACGACGAGCGAGACCGGGATGGTCCGGTCCAGCGGGCAGACCTCACCGCCGTCCAGCAGGGTGAAGAGCGAGTCTGCGGCCATCTCGCCCATCTCGACGAGCGGGTGGCCGATGGTGGTCAGCGCGGGGGTGGTGTAGCGCGCGGTGGGGATGTCGTGGAAGCCGATGAGCGCCACGTTTTCGGGGACGCGCACGCCAGCCTCGTAGAAGCCGCGCAGCGCGCCGATGGCGTTCCGGTCGTTGAACGCGACGACGGCTGTCGGGCGGGTGGCCGGATCGGGGAACCGCTCGAGGAGCATGTGAGCCATGACGCGCCCGCCCTCGATCTCGCGCGGACCACGGATCAGCCAGGAAGGATCACGGGCCACGCCTGACTCGTCCATGGCCTTACAGTAACCGAGGTACCGAGCCGCCTGCGATCCCGGCGCGCCAGGATCCAGCATCGAGTCGGCGAAGGTGAAATGGGCGACGCGGCGGTGCCCGAGATCGAGCAGGTGGCGGGTGGCAAGGTAGCCGCCGCCCAGGTGGTCGACGTCCAGCGCCGGGATGCCCGGCCCCGGGCTGCGATCCATCACCAGCGAGACGGGCAACCCACAGGCCGCCAGCTCGAGCAGCTCCTGGGTGGCCGGGCCGCCGTAGCTGTGGGTGCCCGTCGCCACGATCACGCCATCGCAGATGCCCGTGCGGAGATGGCGCAGCGCACGCACCTCAACATCGCGGTCGAGGGCGCCGGCGTCGATCACCCCGACCTCGAAGCCGTGTACCTGGGCAACATTCCGGACGCCCGTGGCGATGTCGGCGAAGAAGGGGCTGGACAGCCGCCAGGCCAGCACGTTGATGATGCCGGTCCGCTGGCGGCGCAGGCTCCGCGCGGCATGGTTCGGCTGGTAGCCCAGCCGCGTGGCCGCCTCACGGACACGCTGGGAGGTGGCAGCGCTGATGCGAGCGGTGTCAGACCGGCCATTGAGGACGTGGGAAACAGTGGAGGCGGAAACTCCCGCCTCGGCGGCGACCACGTCAATGGTGATCTGGGGGCGTCGTCGCATCGTGACTCCCAGCTGCATCGCTGAATCGATTGCGCACGATACCAGGGGTATGACTTCTTTGTCAAGCGTCAGGGTAGCACGAACGGGAGTCGCGGGCCATACCGCCGGTTGGTAAAGGCCCTCACCCCCCAGCCCCCTCTCCCTGTGCGCGGGAGAGGGGGAGCAACGACCGTCTCGTGTGTCTCCCCCTCTCCCTGTGCGCGGGAGAGGGGGCTGGGGGGTGAGGGCCTTTACCACAGGAAGTAGTCAATCTTCATCAAGCCCGGACCACGCTGCACGACGCGCCCAACGTGCAATCGCCCTGGTCAGGCCGACACGTCGTCCGGCCGCCACGGCGTCAGGCTGGCAGCGCCACGCCCGTCTCGGCGCAGATGTCGCTGAGGGTCTTCCAGGCCACCGGCGCAAGCGTCACCTTGCCAGCGCCGATCATCCCCGCCGCCCGACGCTGGCCGCGCTCGCCCGGGTAGTAGATCTCCTCGACGCCCTCGATCCGGTCGCCGGACTTGACCCAGCCGAGCAGCTCATCCATCCGGCGGGTGAACTCCTCTCGCGGCATGAAGATCTCCGGGTTCAACGCCAGGAAGAAGTGGCCTTCCTTGCCGTTGACCACGCCGGCGTTCTGCCCGAACTGCGCGCCGGTCAGCACGCCCGCCAGGATCTCCACCATCAGCGCCAGTCCGAACCCCTTGTAGCCGCCGACGGGGGCCAGCGAGCCGCCCCGG
The genomic region above belongs to Chloroflexota bacterium and contains:
- a CDS encoding LacI family DNA-binding transcriptional regulator, producing the protein MRRRPQITIDVVAAEAGVSASTVSHVLNGRSDTARISAATSQRVREAATRLGYQPNHAARSLRRQRTGIINVLAWRLSSPFFADIATGVRNVAQVHGFEVGVIDAGALDRDVEVRALRHLRTGICDGVIVATGTHSYGGPATQELLELAACGLPVSLVMDRSPGPGIPALDVDHLGGGYLATRHLLDLGHRRVAHFTFADSMLDPGAPGSQAARYLGYCKAMDESGVARDPSWLIRGPREIEGGRVMAHMLLERFPDPATRPTAVVAFNDRNAIGALRGFYEAGVRVPENVALIGFHDIPTARYTTPALTTIGHPLVEMGEMAADSLFTLLDGGEVCPLDRTIPVSLVVRESCGAQPHPRSPAVHTSANGLPSVGIPPSVGSAPARSMSEPEESHA